Genomic DNA from Lepeophtheirus salmonis chromosome 9, UVic_Lsal_1.4, whole genome shotgun sequence:
tttagttgcaAAAGAGGTTGAAGATGATCTTGCACAAAAGGATGTTACAAAATGCCTAGCCTGGTGCCATGACAATAAGTCAAAACTTCGTAAGATGAAGTCAACCCTGGAATTTGATATGCGACTTCAGGAATTTAttgagttaataaaaaaaaataaaaaaatggatgctATCAGACATGCTCGTAAGCATTTAGCCACAGAGGATCAAGAACAATTGAGCACAGTACAAAGAGCAATGGCTCTTCTTGTCTTTCCAACAGATACCATCATCAGTCCTTACTGTGATATGTTAAAAGACTTCCGTTGGAATGATTTGATTCAACAGTTTCGGACAGAAAATTATAGATTGTATCAATTGTCCAATCAGTCCGTTTTTACAGTGGCACTTCAAGTTGGACTATCTGCTCTCAAGACACCTATGTGCTATCGTTCTGTGAAGGAAAGGAATACAGAGTGTCCCGTCTGTGAACCTTGTTTGAATAATTTGGCGAAAAATCTTCCCAATGCACATTGTTCACATTCAAGGCTCATTTGTCATATTACTGGTACTCCTCTCAATGAACACAACCCTCCACTAATGCTTCCTAATGGCTATGTATATGGGGAACAAGCTCTAGTAAAAATGGCTGATGAGAATGATGGTCAGGTCATTTGTCCTAGAACAAAAGAAATTTATCCTTTCAGAGATTGCGAAAAAGTTTATGTTATGTAATCTTTAAATGAAAAAGGATTTGAAGAAACGCCATTATTGATTTTCATTCATCACGATATTTTAACGAAAGTTTTTGtttgatctttatttattccatttttccCTTGTATCAAGGATGTAGTTAGTACATTTCATGATCGAAagctcaattttatattttccttcatgATGACCATATTGATTgccatttttgaaaacaattgaaataataaacccagatattattaataatataattataccaatctttaaagtaatttatgtgCAGCTTTATACAGttatgtacataacatatttgAATGAAAGAATACAATTGGTATGGTCTGGGTCGTGTCCTGACAaggaaattaaatcattatgaaATACTGAAAAGTAGATGAGGGTTGAACCTTAATTTGAACAGAATTGTTGTTCTTATACAAAGTGTATCttaagctctttttttttaaatatgtgaaatGTGTGCATAATCTCTTTAGGCATGTTaagtcaataaattattatgagaaGTACATAAGCGACATTAATGATAGATGGTATGTCCTAAAAATCATTTCCTTGAAGTTGATGAATTTtctatgtagatatttttgGAATTCAGGTTTATATTAATACTAGTGTTAGTAATCGGCATTGCCTGGagtaattgatttaatttgattttgatttaataatatagaatataactcccTAAAAATCAtaagtgttactctctgtttttcaagAGCACATAGACACGGAACAactcaataattatatcaatttatatgatgtgttctctcctcaagaattaaataataatattaagagtTCGAGAAGAAAAAGATATAGCGTGATGATGAGCCAGAGAGTACTTaagtctctagagcgctcaccAACTGTCCTTTACCTCGTTACTAAACTTCAGTACTATAATTAGGATTTGTGAATGATGGCTCAATCCCTCAAAAATTTCTCTACTTTGTGTgtaaattgctcattttttagactggtatgaaaaaagaaatgaaaaaaaatggattctaGTTagatttgatgatttttgaagatatttttggagggaaaattcAACTGCAAAAACACTTCTTCATTAGGtggaaaactataaaaaaaaaatatctttttgtatgtaaaacaaacaaagtaatataataaatataaacaaataaaatattta
This window encodes:
- the LOC121124168 gene encoding E3 ubiquitin-protein transferase MAEA, whose translation is MRLIRVCYKNYIQFSGDITDLTNIHLFLVAKEVEDDLAQKDVTKCLAWCHDNKSKLRKMKSTLEFDMRLQEFIELIKKNKKMDAIRHARKHLATEDQEQLSTVQRAMALLVFPTDTIISPYCDMLKDFRWNDLIQQFRTENYRLYQLSNQSVFTVALQVGLSALKTPMCYRSVKERNTECPVCEPCLNNLAKNLPNAHCSHSRLICHITGTPLNEHNPPLMLPNGYVYGEQALVKMADENDGQVICPRTKEIYPFRDCEKVYVM